The proteins below come from a single Triticum aestivum cultivar Chinese Spring chromosome 5D, IWGSC CS RefSeq v2.1, whole genome shotgun sequence genomic window:
- the LOC123121365 gene encoding uncharacterized protein produces the protein MAGTEWCWPLPAWMGSGAAWFVALNLVVGAIFALSSRAQPQSPSPRRAGSGGGITRRASSAVLQRIRSFSIFSFPSSCFHTAEPSPGATAAATFRETEDAGTPTRRSPATPRDRVPRPHATAEPAKEDAVEDENSMSMDEAYALALAGRQRAPPTEEEAAGSEVDAKAEEFIQGFKEDLRQQRLNSIFNYTQMLKRRAAGGQPPAAPE, from the coding sequence ATGGCTGGAACGGAGTGGTGCTGGCCGCTGCCGGCGTGGATGGGCTCCGGCGCGGCGTGGTTCGTGGCCCTCAACCTCGTCGTGGGCGCCATCTTCGCCCTGTCGTCGCGTGCGCAGCCGCAGTCgccctcgccgcgccgcgccgggAGCGGGGGCGGGATCACGCGCAGGGCCTCGTCGGCGGTGCTGCAGCGCATCCGTTCCTTCAGCATCTTCTCCTTCCCGTCCTCGTGCTTCCACACCGCGGAGCCTAGCCCGGGCGCCACCGCCGCGGCCACCTTCCGAGAAACAGAGGACGCCGGGACGCCGACCAGGAGGTCGCCAGCTACACCGCGTGACCGTGTACCACGCCCACACGCGACGGCAGAGCCGGCGAAAGAGGACGCCGTGGAAGACGAGAACTCGATGAGCATGGACGAGGCGTACGCGCTCGCCCTGGCAGGGCGGCAGCGGGCGCCGCcgacggaggaggaggcggccgggtcCGAGGTGGACGCCAAGGCGGAGGAGTTCATCCAGGGGTTCAAGGAGGACCTCAGGCAGCAGCGCCTCAACTCCATCTTCAACTACACCCAGATGCTCAAGCGCCGCGCCGCCGGCGGCCAGCCGCCTGCCGCACCAGAATGA
- the LOC123121366 gene encoding uncharacterized protein, producing the protein MALTNLILTVVGVGAAVMLLRKDVKQSSAVFRRNIRHIKTWLEEESAATTSAERSVPKELEAQAAKKDSTPKVDKD; encoded by the exons ATGGCGTTGACCAACTTGATCCTGACGGTGGTGGGCGTGGGCGCGGCGGTGATGCTGCTGCGGAAGGACGTGAAGCAGTCGTCCGCCGTCTTCCGCCGCAACATTCGCCACATCAAGACCTGGCTCGAGGAGGAGTCCGCCGCCACCAC ATCTGCTGAGCGATCGGTACCCAAGGAGCTGGAGGCCCAGGCTGCCAAGAAGGATTCCACACCCAAAGTGGACAAGGATTAG
- the LOC123121364 gene encoding GTP-binding protein BRASSINAZOLE INSENSITIVE PALE GREEN 2, chloroplastic, whose amino-acid sequence MLSRARRLHPALRCLLRATAAHSSPHPPPTQHIVAASQIPKPFPLLRRHLSSPPPPPPSPVSSPPAVVSSDLPAVCTNGKCPGCGIAMQSADPALPGFFNLPSPKSPDYRARLAPVTADDTGISASLKSGLLQEGQEKSREGQAVAVVASEAEAEKKSKVVVCARCHSLRHYGHVKRPDAEVLLPDFDFVAAVGPRLASPSGARSLVLLLADASDFDGSFPRAVARLVAVTSEAHHADWKHGAPSNLPRAVLVVTKLDLLPTPSLSPDDVHAWAQARARAGAGADLQLAGVHLVSAARGWGVRDLLNHVRELAGARGKVWAVGARNVGKSTLLNAIARCSGAESGQTLTEAPVPGTTLGVIRVDGVLGAQAKLFDTPGLLHGHQLTSRLTPEEQKLVQVRKEMRPRTYRIKAGQSIHIGGLARLDVEDLTVGSIYVTVWASPLVPLHMGKTENAESMMKDHFGLQLQPPIGQKRVKELGKWVRKQFKVSGNSWDANTMDIAISGLGWYGIGLKGEAVLGLWTYDGVDVVPRSSLVHERASIFEETGFSVSKVVSRADSMTNKLKGNKKTNKKEMKASSHSSEVPESSEPATVIDA is encoded by the exons ATGCTATCCCGCGCCCGGCGCCTCCACCCCGCTCTCCGCTGCCTCCTACGTGCAACCGCTGCACACTCGTCACCTCACCCTCCTCCGACGCAACACATCGTAGCTGCCTCCCAAATCCCTAAACCCTTCCCCCTCTTGCGCCGCCACCTCTcgtccccaccgccgccgccgccgtcgccggtgtCTTCCCCTCCGGCGGTGGTATCTTCTGACCTCCCAGCCGTCTGTACCAATGGcaagtgcccgggctgcggcatCGCCATGCAGTCCGCCGACCCGGCCCTCCCTGGCTTCTTCAACCTCCCATCCCCCAAGTCTCCCGACTACCGCGCGCGCCTCGCGCCCGTCACCGCCGACGACACCGGCATCTCGGCCTCTCTGAAGAGCGGGCTCCTCCAGGAGGGCCAAGAGAAGTCACGGGAGGGccaggcggtggcggtggtggcatcggaggcggaggccgagaagaagAGCAAGGTGGTGGTGTGTGCTCGGTGCCACTCGCTGCGCCACTACGGCCACGTCAAGCGCCCCGACGCCGAGGTCCTGCTCCCGGACTTCGACTTCGTGGCCGCCGTCGGCCCGCGCCTCGCGTCGCCCTCGGGGGCCAGGTCGCTGGTGCTGCTCCTCGCGGACGCGTCGGACTTCGACGGATCCTTCCCACGCGCCGTGGCGCGCCTGGTCGCCGTCACCAGCGAGGCCCACCACGCGGACTGGAAGCATGGTGCGCCGTCTAACCTCCCCCGCGCAGTGCTCGTGGTCACCAAGCTCGACCTGCTCCCGACGCCGTCGCTTTCCCCCGACGACGTGCACGCGTGGGCGCAGGCCCGCGCGCGCGCCGGTGCTGGCGCGGACTTGCAGCTTGCCGGCGTTCACCTTGTCAGCGCCGCGCGTGGGTGGGGGGTGCGCGACCTGCTCAACCACGTGCGCGAGCTCGCAGGGGCGCGCGGAAAGGTCTGGGCTGTTGGCGCGCGGAATGTGGGCAAGTCGACGCTGCTCAACGCCATTGCTCGGTGCTCTGGGGCAGAGAGCGGGCAGACCTTGACAGAGGCGCCTGTCCCGGGGACAACCCTCGGGGTGATCCGGGTGGACGGAGTTCTTGGTGCTCAGGCGAAGCTGTTTGATACTCCGGGCTTGCTTCATGGACATCAGCTCACGTCGAGACTTACACCCGAGGAGCAGAAGCTTGTTCAAGTGAGGAAGGAGATGCGACCCAGAACATACAGAATAAAG GCAGGGCAGTCCATACATATAGGAGGACTGGCACGCCTGGATGTGGAAGACTTGACTGTAGGATCAATCTATGTTACGGTTTGGGCATCACCACTTGTGCCACTTCACATGGGGAAGACCGAAAATGCAGAGTCTATGATGAAAGATCACTTTGGTTTGCAACTGCAG CCTCCTATAGGCCAGAAACGAGTGAAGGAGCTTGGGAAATGGGTGAGGAAACAATTCAAAGTTTCTGGAAATAGTTGGGATGCAAATACTATGGATATAGCCATTTCAGGTCTTGGCTGGTACGGAATCGGGCTGAAAGGAGAGGCAGTGTTAGGGTTATGGACATACGATGGTGTTGATGTTGTCCCCAGGAGCTCCCTTGTCCATGAGAGGGCGTCAATTTTTGAGGAAACGGGATTCTCAGTTTCAAAAGTCGTCTCACGGGCAGATAGCATGACGAATAAGCTGAAAGGCAATAAGAAAACAAACAAGAAGGAGATGAAAGCCAGTTCACATTCTTCTGAAGTACCAGAATCTTCAGAACCTGCTACGGTCATAGATGCTTGA